The Xenorhabdus doucetiae genome has a window encoding:
- a CDS encoding tail protein X has product MQVIAQQNETVDAICWRHYGRTLGMTERVLQANPGLADFGAVLPHGTPVEMPEFMPAASKPIIQLWD; this is encoded by the coding sequence ATGCAAGTTATTGCACAACAAAATGAAACGGTTGATGCCATCTGCTGGCGTCATTATGGCCGTACATTGGGTATGACTGAACGTGTGTTGCAGGCCAATCCAGGATTGGCGGATTTTGGCGCGGTATTGCCTCATGGAACGCCAGTTGAAATGCCCGAATTTATGCCTGCCGCCAGCAAACCCATCATCCAACTTTGGGATTAA
- a CDS encoding lysis system i-spanin subunit Rz yields the protein MLGIRTTNKLPLIVSLIVGGSLGWWGHRSLVLSEVASLKQQHVAQLAAISQQAQSETLAVIQQMKAAQNRAAQLDEYYAGKLADVTEENATLRADIAAGHRRVQIAAANLATCQLTQDRDTNARSMGDGTQIELTAKAGRTIYDIRAGIIRDQAKLDYLQQYVREVVRQCKSQ from the coding sequence TTGTTAGGGATCAGAACGACCAACAAACTACCTTTGATTGTGAGCCTGATTGTTGGCGGCAGCCTTGGCTGGTGGGGGCATCGCTCGCTGGTTCTCAGTGAAGTGGCGAGCCTGAAACAACAACACGTAGCCCAGCTTGCCGCCATCAGCCAACAAGCTCAATCGGAAACGTTGGCTGTTATTCAGCAAATGAAAGCGGCACAAAATCGGGCAGCACAATTGGATGAATACTATGCAGGAAAATTAGCGGATGTTACCGAAGAAAATGCGACTTTGCGTGCTGACATCGCTGCTGGTCATCGGCGGGTGCAAATTGCCGCCGCCAACCTTGCTACCTGTCAGCTCACCCAAGACCGAGATACCAACGCCCGCAGCATGGGCGATGGAACCCAAATCGAACTCACTGCAAAAGCTGGACGCACTATTTACGATATCCGAGCCGGAATTATTCGCGACCAAGCCAAATTAGACTATTTGCAACAGTATGTACGCGAGGTTGTTCGGCAGTGTAAATCACAATGA
- a CDS encoding phage baseplate assembly protein V: MNTQLTELMRLLRNLIRTGVITQVDTTKGMCRVATGNLETNWLHWLTSRAGNSRTWWAPSVGEQVLLLSIGGELTTAFVLPAIFSDEFPAPSTSPEATHIQFPDGAVMEYEPQSGALTVTGIKTATVIASDSVHITAPEMTCVASSRITLDTPEVICTQLMSTGNLIVRNGGKMTGNIEHTGGTFSSNGVIVDSHKHTGIRSGGDTSGGPV; the protein is encoded by the coding sequence ATGAACACACAACTCACTGAACTGATGCGCTTATTGCGCAACCTGATCCGCACCGGCGTGATTACCCAAGTGGATACCACAAAGGGAATGTGCCGGGTCGCGACAGGCAATCTTGAAACCAACTGGCTGCACTGGTTGACATCCAGGGCGGGAAACTCCCGCACATGGTGGGCGCCCAGTGTCGGTGAGCAGGTTTTATTACTGTCCATAGGCGGAGAGCTGACCACCGCCTTTGTATTGCCTGCGATTTTTTCAGATGAGTTTCCGGCGCCATCAACCTCACCGGAAGCAACGCACATCCAGTTTCCGGATGGTGCTGTGATGGAGTATGAACCGCAATCCGGCGCACTGACGGTGACTGGCATCAAAACCGCGACAGTGATTGCTTCGGATTCTGTCCATATTACCGCACCGGAAATGACCTGTGTCGCCAGCAGCCGAATTACGCTGGATACACCGGAAGTCATCTGTACGCAGCTCATGAGCACAGGCAACTTGATTGTGCGCAACGGCGGCAAAATGACGGGCAATATTGAACACACCGGAGGCACATTCAGTTCCAACGGCGTGATCGTGGACTCCCATAAACACACCGGCATCCGGTCAGGCGGTGACACATCAGGAGGCCCCGTATGA
- a CDS encoding baseplate assembly protein — MPTIDLSQLPPPDVVELLDYEQLLEERKKGLISLYPEDQQDAIARTLQLESEPLVKLLEENVYRELLLRQRVNEAASAVMVAYSTGRDLDQLGANNNVSRMVLRPADNATVPPTPAVMESDNDYRVRIPQAFEGLSVAGPVGAYEYHARSADGRVADASAISPAPANVTVTVMSREDKGIASKALLEIVEKALNDENVRPVADRLKVQSANIVEYEIDAVLYIFPTPESEPIRKAAEQKLKHYVEAQHRLGRDIRLSAIYAALHVEGVQRVELKAPLKDVVLDKTQASYCTKTTLTMGGSDE, encoded by the coding sequence ATGCCAACAATCGATTTAAGCCAGTTGCCACCGCCGGATGTGGTGGAGCTACTGGATTATGAACAACTGCTGGAGGAGCGCAAAAAAGGCCTGATATCGCTCTATCCAGAGGATCAGCAAGACGCCATTGCCCGGACGTTGCAACTGGAATCCGAACCTTTGGTCAAGTTGCTGGAAGAAAACGTTTATCGCGAGTTGCTTTTGCGTCAACGGGTTAACGAAGCGGCCAGCGCGGTGATGGTGGCCTATTCAACCGGCCGGGATCTGGATCAATTGGGGGCGAACAATAACGTCTCCCGCATGGTTCTGCGTCCGGCGGATAACGCGACCGTACCCCCGACACCGGCGGTGATGGAATCTGACAACGACTACCGCGTTCGCATTCCACAGGCTTTCGAAGGTTTGAGCGTTGCCGGCCCGGTCGGGGCGTATGAATACCATGCCCGCAGTGCCGATGGCCGGGTCGCGGATGCGTCGGCCATCAGCCCAGCGCCGGCCAACGTGACCGTGACCGTTATGTCGCGGGAAGACAAGGGCATCGCTTCCAAAGCATTGCTGGAAATTGTCGAGAAAGCGCTGAACGACGAAAACGTGCGTCCGGTGGCGGATCGCCTGAAAGTCCAGTCAGCGAACATTGTGGAATATGAAATTGATGCGGTGCTGTACATTTTCCCGACCCCGGAATCAGAACCGATTCGCAAAGCAGCGGAGCAGAAACTCAAACACTATGTCGAAGCGCAACATCGTTTGGGGCGTGACATTCGTTTGTCGGCGATTTATGCGGCACTGCATGTGGAAGGTGTCCAGCGCGTGGAACTGAAAGCGCCGTTGAAAGACGTGGTGCTGGATAAAACCCAGGCATCTTACTGCACCAAAACCACCCTGACGATGGGAGGTTCGGATGAGTGA
- a CDS encoding phage tail protein I codes for MSDRLLPMGSTPLELAAAKACAELQQVKVPLRELWNPDTCPVSLLPYLAWAWSVDRWDEHWSESTKREVIKSSLFLHKHKGTIGAIRRVVEPLGYLIRVKEWWQTNETPGTFRLDIGVLENGITHEMFEELENLIFDAKPVSRHLIGLDINLDTRGEYHYSAATYSGDELTVYPYFPEQVTVSGAEVVGAGIHIIDDMRIRP; via the coding sequence ATGAGTGATCGCCTTCTGCCGATGGGCTCGACCCCGCTGGAACTGGCGGCAGCTAAAGCCTGCGCTGAATTGCAGCAGGTGAAAGTGCCACTGCGCGAGCTGTGGAACCCCGACACGTGTCCGGTATCGCTGTTGCCCTATTTGGCATGGGCCTGGTCGGTGGATCGTTGGGACGAGCACTGGTCTGAGAGCACCAAAAGGGAAGTGATCAAAAGCTCACTGTTCCTGCATAAGCACAAAGGAACGATTGGCGCGATCCGGCGGGTTGTTGAGCCATTGGGTTATCTCATCCGCGTCAAAGAGTGGTGGCAGACGAACGAAACACCGGGCACGTTCCGGCTGGATATCGGCGTACTGGAAAACGGCATCACCCATGAAATGTTCGAGGAGCTGGAGAACCTGATTTTTGATGCCAAGCCTGTCAGCCGGCATTTGATTGGGCTGGATATCAATCTGGATACGCGCGGTGAATATCACTACTCGGCAGCGACTTACAGCGGTGACGAACTGACTGTTTACCCTTATTTCCCGGAACAAGTAACCGTATCCGGCGCAGAAGTTGTGGGCGCGGGCATACATATTATTGATGACATGAGGATTAGACCATGA
- a CDS encoding GPW/gp25 family protein → MMYLGMNRQTGRALTDLAHIRQSVSDILLTPVGSRLARRTYGSLLPELIDWPQNPALRLQVMAASYTAISRWEPRVALTSITMETQQDGKMVVDITGTYHQSAQEFSLSIPVSHSR, encoded by the coding sequence ATGATGTATCTGGGAATGAATCGGCAGACCGGCCGGGCGTTGACCGATTTGGCGCATATCCGGCAATCCGTCAGCGATATTTTATTAACCCCCGTGGGCAGCCGTCTCGCGCGCCGAACCTACGGCTCTTTGCTGCCTGAACTGATTGACTGGCCGCAGAATCCGGCGCTCCGGCTTCAGGTCATGGCGGCAAGCTATACCGCAATCAGTCGTTGGGAGCCACGTGTAGCGCTGACTTCCATCACGATGGAAACGCAACAGGACGGCAAAATGGTGGTGGATATTACGGGGACTTACCATCAATCCGCCCAGGAATTTTCACTTTCTATTCCGGTGAGTCATTCCCGGTGA